The genome window GCCTCTGCACCTTCTAGCTTCATCAATTCTCGATCATCTTGCATTTCAGTCCATGTAATACCATAATCAGAAACTAGAAAGCGGATTAGATGATTGTCACCCAAACTCACCATAAAAGAAGCGCTCGTCAACTGAGTACCACAGGTATAGCAGGATGCAATATAACCTCTTTTCTCTAAAACAATGGCTAAGGCTTGGAGATTCATCACCAAATCCTTCACAAATTCTCTATACTCTTGTGCAAGTCTTATAAACATTTAGTACCTCCTATGGGTAAACTTACTTTACATTCTTAACAATAATTTAAGATTTGCCAAATTTATTATATGTTATCTTGATTCAAAAATGCAAAGATTAATATTTTGGGTAACAATTTAAGCATACCCTAATTAATTAAAATATGACGCATTTAGTTATTTTTCGTTCCTAATATTGCCATGAAACAACCACACCAATGGCGTTTTATCCCCTTGCTTAACCTTTCAGGAAAGGAACAAATGGCGATCGATAAATGGCTATTAATCCAACACCAAAAATATAATCATCCCCCCACCCTGCGTTTTTATACTTGGAATCGGCCCACAATTTCCCTCGGATTTAGTCAGAAAAAAAAATATCCCCCCCACTGGAATAACCTGCAATGGCACGGAAAATCCATAGATATAGTCCAACGCCCCAGCGGAGGTAGAGGAGTATTACACCAGGGAGATTTAACCTACGCAGTAATTTCTTCTCAGTTTGAGGGTAACTTAGATGAAGTTTATCGTCAGATTTCTCAGTTTCTCATCATGGGTTGGCAAAGATTAGGGGTTAACCTTTCCTTTGGTAAACCTCACCGACAATATTTCAAATCATCCAACTGCTTCGCCCTTTCTACCAACGCCGACTTAACAGATAGTCAGGGAAATAAGTTTATTGGCAGCGCCCAGCTAAAAAAGGGTAAATTTAGTCTTCAACATGGTTCAATGCTCTTAAATCCTACCCCAGAGCTATTTAAGAAAGTTTTTAATACCTTACCGCCCCAAGCTGTGTTAGAGAATTTTCCTAATATCGACACCATTATTGAAACTCTCCTTAATGCTGCCCAAGAATATTTTAACGCCGAATTTATCCATCAACCTCTTTCCTCTAAAGAGTGGAAATTAATTGAAATTGAAACCAAAGATATTCTCCATTAGAGTTGTTATTTTTCCCTACCTCAAATATTCCCAACCTTAACAAATAAACTTTTTCATCAAAGCCTAATTATTGATTCTTAATTCTCTCATCATATCCTGTTGAATAACCTCTTGCCCTCTCGTCATGGCGTTGTGTAAATCAGAATTATTAATCATTAACTTTTGCCACTTGTGCGCGTATCTGAGAGTATAACCAAAGCCTAAACTACCGAAAGTAAAGATGGTACAAGTAATAACGATTAAATATTTAAAAACTCCATTGTCACTTTTCTCTTTTGAGTTAGGGGAAACCTTTTTTAAATTCTGAGATTTTTTTACCTGATGATTAGATTGCTGTTTCCTCATCTGCTGAGTTTGTGTCTCTTTACTCATACTCTTAACTGCGTACCTTTTTGTTTGAGGGGATGAACTTGTACGAGCCGATTTAGTGCGAGATACCTCAAGATTGTGAGAGCGAAGTTTGGATCTATTATTTCCTCTGATAGTATGTCTTGTCATGGTAAAAGTTGAATTAAATTGGGTAGTGATTACGTCAGTAAAAAAATATTTAAACCCTTATAAATATTTTTGAGAGAATTTGCGTTAACTGGAAAAAGACAGTTATTCTCCCCTTTTTTGCAAATCTCATCGGGATTGAGATAAAATCATTGCTAAATAATTAAACCAATTATAGTTCTCTTTTTCCTGAATTAAATAATTATTATCAGTTAATTTTTGTAATGATACATCCTCTCTTTTTTCTATTTAAGGTACGCTGAAAAAAAAGGGGCTTGCCCCCTCTCTAACTCCTACACTAATATTGGTAAGCTATTAACCCCTGCAGACACTTGATTCGTGGTTGCTACCGAGGTATCAATGTTTGCTAAGAAATTACGTCCTATGGTTTCAGCATTTGAACCAATGTAGCGATTCTCTAAACCGCCAAAAAGAGCATCTGTAAATAAGTCTGCACTGGTAATTTTATTTCTGACTCTTATCGTATCGGTATCTCTTGCTCCTAATACAATTTCTAATGCGATCGCAGGTAAACTCACTTCTTCTTGATCAATCGCATTACGCCAGAAAGATAATCCTGCAGTATCGACATCACGATTAAAAGCATTACGATAAACCAAATTGATTCGACTATCTATAGTCAATGCGCCAAAAAGACGATTACTCTCGCTAGAGTTACCAAAATCATCGATAAACTCTTGGTATAATGCCCTCTGAGTTTCTGACAAAGAATTTAGCGTCACTCCGCCCCGTGGAGAATAAAATATGTTGTTGTCTCTTAAAACCTGATTCCAGAAGTTACGTCCTGCAGGATCTGCGGGTCTTCCATAATAACCAACATAAGCTAACTGGACTGTTCCAGATTCTAATGCCAATGGATTATTAGTTGAGGTAAAAGTGGTATTGGTTGAAGATCCACCCCCTCCGCCACCACCGTTTGTGGGAGGAGTTTCACCTCCATTATCATCATTAATAACGAAAATTCTTTCTTGTAAAGCTAAGCTAGTTTGTGGATTTGTAGTATTATTATTTTTGATTTCTATTTTATAGCCCAGTCTTGTATCCGGTGCGACAGACTTTACACTATTATTTGTTTCTTCAAATCCTGCGACTTTAATTCTAAAAGTATCCCCGGGGTCGTAAAAACCACTATCAACTGTTACTGTTTTGATTAGTGGATCAGCGCTTCCTTTACCAGCCTTGCCAGATTGTTCTCTTCTAACTTCCCCTGTTCTTTCATTTATTACACTAATATATCCTCTCGTGTTGTCAGAATTCAAAGCAGTAACTCCATTATCACTACTTCCAGTAACCGTGATAGTCAAAGTATCTTCACCATTAGCCGTTAACAAACTGAATTCGTCTGCATACCCTACCTTTGCTCCTTCAAGTTCATTGAGAAAACCTCTGATTTCAGTAGTTGCAACAAAAAGATTATCTGAATTCTCTAAAATTCCCGTTTGACTGATACTTTGTTGACCTGTCCCGATAATTTCATTAAAAATACTATTTTTTGCATCAAATATAAACTCTGGTTGAACTAAATCACCGTTAAGATCGATGGGATTAATTCTCACGGTGGAAACATAAGGGATTTTACTATCCGGATTAGGAAATAAAACGTTAAGGGCATTCTCACTTCTGCCTACCACCAATAATCGGTAAGTTTTTCCTGTTTCCAATAATTTATTTTCTATTGATACAGTGTTATCTGAAAGTTGGAAATCTATTACTGAATTATCATTAGGATCTACCAAAATAAGTTTTTTATCTACATTGCCAGTAACTTCAAAAGTTACCTCAGTGAAAGCATTTTGATTATTCAAAATAATTGGATTCATTCTAAACTCGAATTCATCAACTGGCTTCCCATCGGGTCTTGTTTGAATATTAGACAGATTAAAAGTACGTAGAAAGTCTTTGATTTCAAATGTTCCTGGTCTTCCTATGCTTGCAGCGTTGACTAAAGTACTCATCTTTTGTTCTTATTTTTCGGTGATTTTGGAATTACAATTTGGTTTCTATTACTATGTTTAAACTCTACACTAAATTGACGTTAATACTAACTATTTTTAAATCCAATACGCTTACTCATTTTTGTTTCATTGATTTTAAATCCAAATTCATCTAAAAGCATTGATTTAATCATTTTGCCCTAAAACAGCAAAAGTGCTATCATTAAAGAGAAATAATTTTCTTTCAAAAAAAATGCCCCTAAGTCTTTTCATTTCTCTTGGGAAATAAGTTTCTTACTCTATATCTTATCAAGTTGTTAAATATGTAACCTTATAAGTTACTTTTATTTAATAAAAATAATATACTCTACAGGCAAAAAAACATTTTAAGAATGTTTTTCTTTAATCTATTCTTTAATCGACTTTAACTATAAATAAACTTTTAGATATTGTTAGCATTCTCAGAAATTCAGTCCTTCGAAATTGCATACATCAAATATTGACAACAAGTCCAGAAAAAAGCTATGATGATAAATTGTGAGTTTTGGACAAATAAAAAATCGATGTCTATAAATGCAAA of Cyanobacterium sp. HL-69 contains these proteins:
- the lplA gene encoding lipoate-protein ligase LplA, which codes for MKQPHQWRFIPLLNLSGKEQMAIDKWLLIQHQKYNHPPTLRFYTWNRPTISLGFSQKKKYPPHWNNLQWHGKSIDIVQRPSGGRGVLHQGDLTYAVISSQFEGNLDEVYRQISQFLIMGWQRLGVNLSFGKPHRQYFKSSNCFALSTNADLTDSQGNKFIGSAQLKKGKFSLQHGSMLLNPTPELFKKVFNTLPPQAVLENFPNIDTIIETLLNAAQEYFNAEFIHQPLSSKEWKLIEIETKDILH
- a CDS encoding Alkaline phosphatase, with the protein product MSTLVNAASIGRPGTFEIKDFLRTFNLSNIQTRPDGKPVDEFEFRMNPIILNNQNAFTEVTFEVTGNVDKKLILVDPNDNSVIDFQLSDNTVSIENKLLETGKTYRLLVVGRSENALNVLFPNPDSKIPYVSTVRINPIDLNGDLVQPEFIFDAKNSIFNEIIGTGQQSISQTGILENSDNLFVATTEIRGFLNELEGAKVGYADEFSLLTANGEDTLTITVTGSSDNGVTALNSDNTRGYISVINERTGEVRREQSGKAGKGSADPLIKTVTVDSGFYDPGDTFRIKVAGFEETNNSVKSVAPDTRLGYKIEIKNNNTTNPQTSLALQERIFVINDDNGGETPPTNGGGGGGGSSTNTTFTSTNNPLALESGTVQLAYVGYYGRPADPAGRNFWNQVLRDNNIFYSPRGGVTLNSLSETQRALYQEFIDDFGNSSESNRLFGALTIDSRINLVYRNAFNRDVDTAGLSFWRNAIDQEEVSLPAIALEIVLGARDTDTIRVRNKITSADLFTDALFGGLENRYIGSNAETIGRNFLANIDTSVATTNQVSAGVNSLPILV